The Brachionichthys hirsutus isolate HB-005 chromosome 1, CSIRO-AGI_Bhir_v1, whole genome shotgun sequence genome has a window encoding:
- the myo5aa gene encoding unconventional myosin-Va, which produces MAASELYTKCARVWIPDAEDVWRSAELTKDYKNGDSSLQLMLEDGKSIQHTLDSATNDLPYLRNPDILVGENDLTALSYLHEPAVLHNLKVRFADSKLIYTYCGIVLVAINPYETLPIYGADIINAYSGQNMGDMDPHIFAVAEEAYKQMARDERNQSIIVSGESGAGKTVSAKYAMRFFATVSGTASEANIEEKVLASNPIMEAIGNAKTTRNDNSSRFGKYIEIGFNNRYHIIGANMRTYLLEKSRVVFQADDERNYHIFYQLCASSHLPEFKNLKLSNANNFLYTMQGSSPVIDGIDDSKELSNTRSAFTLLGINESYQMGLFRVLAAILHLGNVEIKDRDADSSVIPPNNHHLAAFCELVGVTYQDMRQWLCHRKLKTATETYIKTLPRLQATNARDALSKHIYAKLFNWIVAHVNKALITNIKQHSFIGVLDIYGFETFDTNSFEQFCINYANEKLQQQFNMHVFKLEQEEYMKEQIPWTLIDFYDNQPCINLIEAKMGVLDLLDEECRMPKGSDDSWAQKLYNTHLKTCSLFEKPRMSNRAFIIQHFADKVEYRCEGFLEKNKDTVNEEQINVMKASKFALLVELFRDEQKAISPTGQVPGTGGRTRLGIKPEKSREKTSKEHKKTVGCQFRNSLQMLMETLNATTPHYVRCIKPNDFKMAFTFDPKRAVQQLRACGVLETIRISAAGFPSRWTYQEFFSRYRVLMKQKDVLPDKKLTCKNVLEKLVEDQDKYQFGKTKIFFRAGQVAYLEKLRADKLRAACIRIQKTIRCWLARKKYLRMRSAAITIQRFIRGYQARCLAKFLRRTRAATVIQKHQRMYVERKRYRQKQAAALAMQTILRAYMARQKYQALLREHKVVIIQKRVRGWLARCWYKRCLVSIVYLQCCIRRMRARRELKKLKIEARSVEHFKKLNKGMENKIMQLQRRIDEQSKDNRAVNERLISLENSYTTESERMRTELGRLHGVEEEAKIKSNQVSTLLEELERLKKQLKTTQQEKKTIEDWAQSYQTEMEKMVSDLKDQNGSLKKEKDDLNRLIQEQSQQMTEKMVRAIAQETQQLETDLNEERSRYQNLLTEHLRLEEKYDDLKEVMSSLVSDKPGHRRRDSTHSSNESEYTYNSEYAELEEGSRASEDVTRGIDTTLTLKQQKRITQLEQENQSLHNELENKDEQLQRASASREAELQKARGAELEYESLKRQELESENKKLKHDLAEMRQSLLRNAAANAGAPGSPAYKVLLEQLDASSEELEVRKEEVLILRSQLVSQKEAMHHREEKETMTEPSIYAADVSKLKDADELKQACICLKDTNRSPRFMHKPLEVSDLLSRLRSAAPDFHKLNEDGELWLVNQGLKETTRLLEHQLQTQRRSYDSEAEVLRSELQNLKEENNRQQQLLAQNLQLPPEARIEASLQHEITRLTNENLDLMEQLEKQDRTIRKLKKQLKVYSKRIGELGAGQTEGQTSPGQMVDEPIHPVNIPRREKDFQGMLEYKKEDELKLVKNLILELKPRGVAVNLIPGLPSYILFMCLRHADYLKDDQKVRTLLTSTINSIKKILKKRGDDFETVSFWLANTCRFLHCLKQYSGDEAFMKHNTARQNDHCLSNFDLAEYRQVISDLAIQIYQQLIKCMENILQPMIVSGMLEHETIQGVSGVKPTGLRKRTSSIADEGTYTLDSILRQLNAFHSTMCQHGTDPELIKQVVKQQFYIIGAVTLNNLLLRKDMCSWSKGMQIRYNVSQLEEWLRDKGLMTCGAKETLEPLIQAAQLLQVKKKTDEDAEAICSMCLALTTAQIVKVLNLYTPVNEFEERVSATFMRTIQTRLRDRCDSIQLLMDTKMIYPVTFPFNPSSLALETIQIPSSLNLGFLTRV; this is translated from the exons GGATGAGAGAAACCAGTCCATCATTGTGAGCGGGGAGTCCGGCGCAGGAAAGACGGTGTCAGCCAAATACGCCATGCGATTCTTTGCTACAGTCAGCGGCACTGCCAGCGAGGCCAACATAGAGGAGAAAGTCTTGGCTTCTAACCCCATCATGGAG GCCATTGGAAACGCGAAGACCACTCGTAATGACAATAGCAGCCGCTTTGGGAAATACATTGAGATCGGCTTCAACAACCGCTACCATATCATCGGTGCCAACATGAGAACATATCTGCTGGAGAAATCACGAGtggtgtttcag GCTGATGATGAGAGGAATTATCATATCTTCTATCAGCTCTGTGCTTCATCCCATCTGCCTGAGTTCAAGAATCTGAAGCTGA GCAACGCGAACAACTTCCTGTACACTATGCAGGGCAGCAGCCCCGTTATTGATGGTATCGACGACAGCAAGGAGCTTTCCAACACCCGCAGTGCCTTCACACTGCTCG GTATTAATGAGTCCTATCAGATGGGGTTGTTCCGGGTTTTGGCTGCTATTCTTCATTTGGGAAATGTGGAGATAAAggacagagatgcagacagcAGCGTCATTCCC CCCAACAATCACCACCTGGCGGCATTCTGCGAGTTGGTAGGCGTGACCTACCAGGACATGAGACAGTGGCTGTGCCACAGGAAGCTGAAGACGGCTACAGAGACGTACATCAAGACCCTCCCCCGCCTGCAGGCCACCAACGCCCGTGACGCCCTGTCCAAACATATCTACGCCAAGCTCTTCAACTGGATTGTGGCGCATGTGAACAAAGCCTTGATCACAAATATAAAACAGCATTCCTTCATTGGGGTCCTTGATATCTACGG GTTTGAGACATTTGACACCAACAGCTTCGAGCAGTTCTGCATCAACTATGCTAATGAgaaactccagcagcagttcaacaTG catgtaTTCAAGCTGGAACAAGAGGAGTACATGAAGGAGCAGATCCCCTGGACTCTGATCGACTTCTATGACAATCAGCCCTGCATCAACCTCATAGAGGCGAAGATGGGAGTCCTGGACCTGTTGGACGAGGAGTGCAGG ATGCCAAAAGGCTCGGATGATTCGTGGGCTCAGAAACTCTACAACACTCACCTGAAGACCTGCTCTCTCTTTGAGAAGCCACGCATGTCCAACCGCGCCTTCATCATCCAGCATTTTGCTGACAAG GTGGAATATCGGTGTGAAGGTTTCCTGGAGAAGAACAAGGACACGGTGAATGAAGAGCAGATCAATGTGATGAAGGCCAGCAAG TTTGCCCTGCTGGTGGAGCTGTTCCGAGATGAGCAGAAAGCCATCAGCCCTACGGGTCAGGTTCCCGGCACCGGGGGCCGAACCCGGCTCGGCATCAAACCTGAGAAGAGCCGAGAGAAGACCAGCAAGGAGCACAAGAAGACCGTCGGCTGCCAG TTTCGTAACTCTCTACAAATGCTGATGGAGACTTTGAATGCGACCACTCCGCACTACGTACGCTGCATCAAGCCTAACGACTTCAAGATGGCCTTCAC GTTTGATCCCAAGCGTGCGGTGCAGCAGCTCAGAGCCTGTGGCGTCCTGGAAACGATCCGGATCTCTGCTGCAGGTTTCCCATCCAG aTGGACGTACCAGGAGTTCTTCAGCCGCTACAGAGTGCTGATGAAGCAGAAAGATGTGCTACCCGACAAGAAGTTAACCTGCAAGAACGTTCTAGAGAAGCTAGTTGAG GACCAGGATAAATATCAATTTGGTAAGACCAAGATCTTCTTCAGGGCTGGCCAGGTCGCCTACCTGGAGAAGCTGAGGGCAGATAAGTTGCGCGCTGCCTGCATTCGCATCCAGAAAACTATCCGCTGCTGGCTGGCCCGCAAGAAGTATCTGCGTATGCGCAGCGCTGCTATCACCATCCAGAGGTTCATCCGAGGGTACCAGGCTCGCTG TCTCGCCAAGTTCCTGCGTCGCACTCGGGCAGCCACCGTCATCCAGAAGCACCAGAGGATGTATGTGGAGAGGAAACGCTACAGACAGAAGCAGGCAGCCGCCCTGGCCATGCAGACAATCCTCAGAGCTTACATGGCCCGGCAGAAGTACCAGGCG ctgCTACGGGAGCACAAGGTGGTGATCATTCAGAAGCGTGTCCGTGGATGGTTGGCCCGTTGCTGGTACAAGCGCTGCCTCGTCTCCATCGTCTACCTGCAGTGCTGCATCCGCAGGATGAGGGCCAGGCGTGAGCTGAAGAAGCTGAAGATCGAGGCTCGCTCAGTGGAGCACTTCAAGAAGCTCAACAAAGGCATGGAGAACAAGATCATGCAGCTCCAGAGGAGGATTGATGAGCAG AGCAAGGACAACCGGGCGGTTAACGAGAGGCTTATCAGTCTGGAGAATTCCTATACGACAGAAAGTGAGCGGATGCGCACTGAGCTTGGCCGGCTGCacggggtggaggaggaggccaagATCAAATCCAACCAGGTGTCcacgctgctggaggagcttgAGCGGCTGAAGAAGCAACTGAAAACCacacagcaggagaagaagaccATTGAAGACTGGGCGCAATCCTACCAGACTGAAATGGAGAAG ATGGTCTCGGACCTGAAGGATCAGAACGGCTCgctgaagaaagagaaggacgACTTGAACAGGTTGATTCAGGAACAGAGTCAGCAGATGACAG AGAAAATGGTCCGCGCGATCGCTCAGGAAACCCAGCAGCTGGAGACGGATCTGAACGAGGAACGATCCCGCTATCAAAATctcctgacggaacacctccgcCTGGAGGAGAAGTACGACGACCTGAAGGAAGTGATGTCGTCTTTGGTGAGCGAC aaGCCTGGCCACAGGAGAAGAGATTCCACCCACAGCAGCAACGAATCAGAGTACACCTACAACTCAGAGTACGCCGAATTGGAAGAAGGTTCCCGGGCCTCCGAA gatgTGACACGAGGAATAGACACAACACTGACCCTCAAGCAGCAGAAACGCATCACCCAGCTGGAGCAGGAAAATCAGTCGCTGCACAACGAGCTGGAAAACAAAGATGAGCAGTTACAGCGGGCGAGCGCGAGC CGCGAAGCAGAGCTTCAAAAGGCCCGCGGTGCAGAGCTGGAGTACGAGTCCCTGAAG CGTCAGGAGCTGGAGTCTGAGAACAAGAAGCTGAAACACGACCTGGCAGAGATGAGGCAGAGCCTGCTGAGAAACGCCGCTGCAAACGCCGGGGCACCGGGCTCTCCAGCTTACAAGGTTCTCCTGGAGCAGCTCGATGCCTcctctgaggagctggaggttcggaaggaggaggtgctgatcctGCGCTCCCAGCTTGTCAGCCAGAAGGAGGCCATGCACCACAGG GAAGAGAAG GAGACCATGACCGAGCCTTCCATCTATGCTGCGGATGTGTCCAAGCTGAAGGATGCTGATGAACTCAAACAGGCTTGCATTTGCCTCAAAGACACCAACAG ATCGCCTAGGTTCATGCATAAGCCGCTGGAAGTCAGTGATCTCCTGAGTAGGCTGAG ATCTGCCGCTCCAGATTTCCATAAGCTGAATGAAGATGGAGAGCTGTGGCTGGTTAATCAGGGCTTAAAGGAAACCACCAG GTTACTGGAACACCAGCTGCAGACCCAGCGGAGGTCTTATGACAGCGAGGCGGAGGTGCTGCGCAGCGAGCTGCAGAACCTGAAGGAGGAAAACAAccgtcagcagcagctcctggccCAAAATCTGCAGCTGCCTCCAGAGGCCCGGATCGAAGCCAGTCTGCAGCACGAGATCACCCGACTCACCAACGAGAACCTG GATCTAATGGAACAACTGGAGAAACAAGACCGAACCATTCGGAAACTGAAGAAGCAGCTGAAGGTTTACTCCAAGCGGATTGGAGAGCTGGGAG CCGGTCAAACTGAAGGCCAGACGTCTCCAGGACAGATGGTGGACGAGCCGATCCACCCCGTCAATATTCCACGCCGGGAGAAAGACTTCCAAGGGATGCTGGAGTACAAGAAGGAGGATGAGCTCAAACTGGTCAAGAACCTTATCCTGG AGCTGAAGCCCCGTGGCGTAGCCGTCAACCTGATCCCGGGTCTGCCATCCTACATCCTGTTCATGTGTTTGAGACACGCAGACTATCTCAAAGATGACCAGAAGGTCCGCACTCTGCTGACGTCAACCATCAACAGTATTAAGAAGATCCTGAAG AAACGAGGAGACGACTTTGAGACGGTCTCCTTCTGGCTTGCGAACACTTGCCGCTTTTTACACTGTCTCAAACAATACAGCGGAGACGAG GCCTTCATGAAGCACAACACAGCCAGGCAGAACGATCACTGCCTGTCCAACTTCGACCTGGCCGAGTACAGGCAGGTGATCAGTGACCTGGCCATCCAGATCTATCAGCAACTAATCAAATGCATGGAGAACATCCTCCAGCCCATGATAG TTTCTGGAATGCTGGAACACGAGACCATCCAGGGCGTGTCTGGGGTGAAGCCCACGGGTCTCCGCAAGCGTACGTCTAGCATCGCAGACGAGGGCACCTACACCCTGGACTCCATCCTGCGGCAGCTCAACGCCTTCCATTCCACCATGTGCCAGCACGGCACCGACCCCGAGCTCATCAAGCAAGTGGTGAAGCAGCAGTTCTACATCATCGGCGCCGTCACCCTCAACAACCTGCTGCTGCGCAAGGACATGTGCTCCTGGAGCAAAGGCATGCAGATCAG GTACAATGTGAGCCAACTGGAGGAGTGGCTCAGAGACAAAGGGCTTATGACATGCGGCGCCAAGGAGACCCTGGAGCCTCTGATCCAGGCTGCTCAGCTACTGCAGGTGAAGAAAAAGACGGATGAGGACGCTGAGGCCATCTGCTCCATGTGTCTGGCCCTCACCACCGCTCAG ATTGTGAAGGTCCTGAACCTCTACACTCCAGTCAACGAGTTCGAGGAAAGAGTGTCGGCCACATTCATGCGAACTATACAG ACTCGTTTGCGAGACCGCTGTGACAGTATCCAGTTATTGATGGATACAAAGATGATTTATCCGGTCACTTTCCCTTTCAACCCTTCCTCCCTCGCCCTGGAGACCATCCAGATCCCCAGCTCTCTCAACCTGGGGTTCCTCACCCGCGTTTAA
- the gnb5b gene encoding guanine nucleotide-binding protein subunit beta-5b: MCDQTFVAATFGPCESCGNASPLMNIYIKTEPINYCSFCVEVMACQGLQRGETLAALKQESETLKKKLDVERSKLIDVELHQVAEKIDLLGSLSIKTKRVLKGHGNKVLCMDWCKDKRRLVSSSQDGHVIVWDAFTLNKEHGVALPCTWVMACAYAPSGCAVACGGLDNKCSVFPLSLDKSENLAAKKKSVAVHTNYVSGCTFINSDMQLLTSSGDGTCALWDVESGQLLQSFHGHTADVLSLDLAPSETGNTFVSGGCDMKANVWDMRSGQNIQSFERHESDINCVKYHPSGDAFASASDDATCRFYDLRADREVAVYQKDSIIFGASSVDFSMSGRLLFAGYNDYTINVWDVLKGTRTSILFGHENRISRVRVSPDGTALCSASWDNTLRVSRDMGLAFVIQATPHQYHVTEINTAI, from the exons atgTGTGACCAGACATTTGTGGCCGCGACCTTTGGCCCCTGTGAGAGTTGTGGGAATGCCAGTCCTCTCATGAACATCTACATTAAGACGGAGCCCATCAACTACTGTTCCTTCTGCGTGGAAGTG ATGGCTTGTCAGGGGCTCCAGAGAGGGGAAACTCTGGCCGCTCTGAAGCAGGAGAGCGAGACGCTGAAGAAGAAGCTGGACGTGGAGCGGAGCAAGTTGATCGACGTGGAGC TGCACCAGGTGGCTGAGAAGATTGATCTGTTGGGGTCCCTGTCTATAAAGACCAAGCGTGTGCTGAAGGGTCATGGGAACAAGGTGCTGTGTATGGACTGGTGTAAAGACAAGCGTCGTCTGGTCAGCTCCTCACAG GATGGACACGTGATTGTGTGGGATGCATTCACGCTTAACAAG GAACATGGCGTGGCCCTGCCGTGCACGTGGGTCATGGCGTGTGCTTATGCTCCCTCGGGCTGTGCTGTCGCATGTGG GGGATTGGATAACAAGTGTTCAGTCTTCCCACTTTCACTGGACAAAAGTGAGAACTTGGCTGCAAAGAAGAAGTCTGTGGCGGTGCACACCAACTATGTATCAGGATGCACCTTCATCAACTCTGACATGCAG CTGCTGACCTCCAGCGGTGACGGCACGTGTGCTTTATGGGACGTGGAGAGtggacagctgctgcagagcttccATGGACACACGGCCGATGTCTTGTCCCTGGACCTCGCCCCATCCGAGACCGGAAACACGTTTGTCTctggg GGCTGTGATATGAAAGCCAACGTGTGGGACATGCGCTCCGGACAGAACATTCAGTCTTTTGAAAGACACGAGTCGGACATCAACTGTGTAAA GTACCACCCCAGTGGAGACGCGTTTGCTTCCGCTTCGGATGATGCCACA TGCCGTTTCTATGACCTGCGAGCGGACCGTGAGGTCGCCGTCTACCAGAAGGACAGCATCATATTTGGCGCTTCCTCTGTGGACTTTTCTATGAGCG GCCGCCTGCTTTTCGCTGGCTATAATGACTACACCATCAATGTGTGGGATGTGCTGAAGGGAACTCGTACCTCCATCCTGTTCGGTCATGAGAACCGCATCAGCAGAGTCAGAGTGTCACCTGACGGCACAGCGctttgctccgcctcctgggACAACACCTTGCGGGTGAGCAGGG ATATGGGCCTAGCGTTTGTGATCCAAGCTACTCCGCACCAGTATCATGTGACTGAAATCAATACTGCTATTTGA
- the bcl2l10 gene encoding bcl-2-like protein 10 yields MSCGLWKETLALAEDYLSLCCASPRPAPPPPSEPAAAMRRLARDVETQHQARFHSLVQTFLSQCGPDPCSSLRKVMEELVGDGHLNWGRVVSLFTFTGVLARQLQEQKDKKPGLDPGQELEQEPENCRGLAETIADYLGEEKKDWLLQNDGWEGFCKFSCSTRGDNQDSSIKTALFAAAAGVGLAGLTLLLVR; encoded by the exons ATGTCGTGTGGGCTGTGGAAAGAGACCCTGGCCCTGGCAGAGGACTACCTGTCCCTGTGCTGTGCGAGCCCACGGCcggcccccccacctcccagcGAGCCGGCCGCCGCCATGCGGCGCCTGGCCCGAGACGTGGAGACGCAGCACCAGGCCCGCTTTCACTCCCTGGTTCAGACCTTCCTGAGCCAGTGCGGGCCGGACCCCTGCTCCAGCCTCAGGAAGGTGATGGAGGAGCTGGTGGGAGACGGACACTTGAATTGGGGGAGAGTCGTTTCCCTCTTTACCTTTACCGGGGTGCTGGCCaggcagctgcaggagcagaaggACAAAAAACCAGGGCTGGACCCGGGACAGGAGCTGGAACAGGAGCCTGAGAACTGCAGGGGGCTGGCAGAGACCATAGCGGATTACCtgggggaggagaagaaggactGGCTGCTGCAGAACGATGGCTGG GAGGGCTTCTGTAAATTCTCCTGCAGCACCAGAGGGGATAATCAGGACTCGTCCATAAAGACGGcgctgtttgctgctgctgctggcgtgGGCCTCGCCGGACTCACCCTCCTCCTGGTGCGCTAG